CGGGCAGGCCCTGGGCACTCCGGCCTACATGGCGCCGGAGCAGGTTCGTGGCGAGCGGACGGCGTACGCTACGGATGTGTGGGGCCTGGCGGCGGTCCTGTATCACTGCGTTGGCGGCCATCCGCCTTTCTCGGGCGGCAACATCGCCGAGTTGATGTTCAACATCGTCTACGAGACGCCGAAACCGTTCGCCACGTCAAGCCGCCCGGGTGCGGGCTTGCGTTCGGTGCTTTCGAGGGCGCTGTCAAAGCGTCCCGGTGAACGCTACGGGACGGTGGAGCAGTTTGTGCGGGCGTTGATGCACGGCGCGCTGGCGGATGGCACGAGCTTGCCAGCCCGCCCGGACCCCACCGGACTGCCTGACTGGGCCGACTGGCTCGCGCAAGCGCGGACCCCGGCGGAGGCCACCGTCAGCATCGAGGGCCCCAGTCCGCCCCTGGAGCGGCCGCGCGAATCTGCTGCCGGCGCCACAAGCCGTGTGTGGAACGTCGCGTTGACGGCGTCGGCCTTCGTGCTGGTGAGTGGATTCCTGTGGGCCTTGCAGGGCGACGGCAGCACGCGAGCGCACCAGCAGCACGCGAGCGGCCGTGCCGATCCGAGCGGCCGTGCCGATCCGAGCGGCCCGTACTTGCTGCTCCCCGGTCCGCCCGGCAGTCCCGAGCAAGCTCGACTTGCCGCGCCAGACTGGCGGGACCACGAGAGCCGCTCTGGCCCATACAGGGCTGCTTCCGTAACCGGCGACGGCACGCATGTCGCATCGCATGCCGAATCCGCGGCAGCCTCGTCCCCGCGCGCAGTCGCCGGCAGCGAGCTCTCGCGCCACGGAGCGCGTGCCCACCAGACTGTGCGGGCCGTTGTACCGGCACGCGGGGCCGTGCGGGCGCGCGGTGCCGGGCCCGAGCAGCTACCCAACCCGGACCGGGCGAGAGCCGGTCGCCGGTTGCCGGGGGGCAGGCGAGACCGTCCCGAATTCCCTCGCCAAGACGCTGCCGAGCTTGTGCCGTGGGCGAGATCCGAAGCTGCACCAGCCCGGCAGTCGCCTGCGCGCGCTGCAGCAGTCACGCGCAAGGCGAGGCTCGAGACGTGGTAGGAGGCCCAAGAACCTATCCGCTCCAAGCATCGCCCCTTGGTCAAGCACCTAGCAGCTCCACCGGGCCCGCAGTGTACTGGCGCTGGCGCGTGGAGCGCGGGCGGGCGCTCGGTTCACGCCCTGCCCGGGCGTCCTTCGGGGCGCTTCCTCTCCTGATCGTGTCCCTCGCGACGGGCTTCGCTGCCTGGCAGTGCTGCAGTGCCTGGGCTCAGCCTGATCGACCGAGCGCGGACTTGGCCGCTGCCCGCGCCGAATTCGAGGCAGGGTCGCGTCTTGCCGAGCAAGAACGCTGGGTCGAAGCCGAGCAAGCATTTCGCCGCTCGCTCGACCTGGTGGATCGTTCTCCCACACGCTTCAATCTTGCCGTCACACTCCAACACCAACGCCGTTTCACGGCGATGCTGGAAACGTTGGACGAGTACCTGCGCACGAGCGACCCGGTATATGACTCCGAAAGCCGCGAGCGCGCTCGCTCCATGCGCGGCGAGGCGCTCCGGCAGGTGGCCGACGTGAGGCTTTTGGTGTCGCCCGAGAGCAGCGAGGTGCGCGTCGATGGACAGCCCCTGGCCCCAGGCGCCGCACGGCACATGTACTTGGTGCCCGGGTCGCACGTCGTCGAGGCCGCAGCCGAGGGCTTTGCGAACCTTCGCAACGAGCTCGACGTGCGTGCGGGCCAGACCGTGACCCACCGTATCGTGCTGCAGGAGACGAAAGCCCTGGCGTCCGCTTCCGTGCCGCCGCCAGGCTCCCCCTCGTCCGGGACGCCAGGCTCCTCGAGCGATGGGCGGGCAGCCGCTCCCGAAGCCGGCGCTGCTGCCCTTCTGAGTCAACAAGACCGGCGCAGCACCGAGCCCGTCTCGAGCGGCTGGTCCGGTCCAAGCCTGGAGCCTGTCTCCACGCACGACACGACCCCCGGCGCGGCCCTCGGACTGCTCGTCGGGGGCTCGGGCTTGGTGGCGGCAGGGCTGGCCAGCGGGTGGTTTGCCCTGCGTGCTGACCGGCAGGTCGTGGAGGCGTGCGCCGGTGCCCGGCCCTGCCCGCGGCCGGATCTGCGATCCAAGCAGTCACGAGCCAGAGTCTTGGCCGTGACTTCCGACGTGCTGTGGGCAACCGGCGCGGTGGCTGCGGCAGCGGGGCTCGGCTGGATGCTGTGGAGCAACGACGCTCGCACCGGCAGGAAGCAGGGCCAGGACGAGGACACGCTGCAGGTTGCGTGGATGGTGCGGCCGGGCTCCGGCGCTATGCTCTACTCCGAGCTGCGGACACGCTGGTAAGGCCCGCCCAAGGCCCCGCGTTCCAGGCAAGGTGAGTGAAGTTTTGAGCAAGCACGAAGAAAGCACGCTCGAGGTGCGGCCCATCGAGCTGGCGCGCAAGCCGTTGCCGCTACAGGCGCTGCTAGTCCTTTATGGCTCCCGTGGCCATAGCGTCCTGCGCCTGCGGCGCGGGGAGGAGGCCGTGATCGGGCGCTCGAGCCCAGCGCAGCTCGTGGCCGATGACCGCAGCCTGTCGCGGCAGCACGCGCACGTCGCTTTCGGTCCGAGCGGCATACGGATTCGCGATCTCGGGTCGAGAAACGGCTGCTGGCTGCAGGGAGTGCGCATCCGGGAAGCGACCCTCGGCGACGGTGACGTGGCGGTGCTCGGAGAGCTCAAGCTGTCGATCAGGATCCACGACACCGAGTCCGAGCTGTCCGACCGGCGGGAGATTCGGCGAGCACTGAGCGTGGAGTCCTCCGGCGTCATGATGGGCTCGGTGTCCGCCCGCAGCGAGACCTCGGCCGGCGACATCGTGGTCGAGAGCTCGGCGATGCTTCGGGTGCATGGCAACGCGCGCAAGATGGCCCGCACGCTGCTCCCGGTTCTGGTCACCGGCGAGACCGGGGTAGGCAAGGAGGTGGTGGCTCACACCATCCACGAAGCGAGCCCAAGGGCGGCTGGTCCGTTCAAGGTCGTCAACTCGGCTGCACTGCCGGCGGGCCTGCTCGAGAGCGTCTTGTTCGGGCACGAAAAGGGTGCGTTCACCGGGGCCACGAGAGCCGCCGCCGGGCTCTTCGAGCAGGCGGACGGTGGCAGCTTGTTTCTCGACGAGGTGGGCGAGCTGTCCGAGCGTGCACAAGCTGCGCTGTTGCGTGTCCTGGAAACCGGTAGCGTCACTCGCCTGGGATCGGAGCGGGAGCGTCCGACCAGCGTACGCTTGATCGCGGCGACCAACCGCAATCTCGCGCAGATGTGTCAGGAGGGGCAATTCCGTGAAGACCTTCTGCACAGGATCGAAGGCATGCGATTGCATGTGCCGCCTTTGCGAGAGCGCGTGGAGGAGATCGTGCCGTTGGCCCACCAATTCCTGCGAGGCAAACGCCTGCCCGACGATTGCCCCAAGGACCTTTCTGCCTCTGCCATCGAGTGCCTGAAACGATACGCCTGGCCGGGCAACGTGCGCCAACTGCGCAACGTCGTGGAGCAAGCCGCCGTGCTCGCAGAGGGTGATCTGATAGGGCTCGAGGACCTGCCCGACACACTGCGCGCTCGGCCGGACCCGCCAGCGAGCAGCGGGCCGGGGGCGCCCGAATCGCTCGCTGGCCCTCCTCTCAAGGAGCGGCTTCAACAGCTCGAGTCCAACCTCATGCGGGAAGCCTTGATCAAGACCGGCGGTCACAGAGCCCAAGCCGCGAAGCTGATCGGCATGCCGCTGCGCACGTTCATGAAGCGCCTGAAGGAATATCAGCTGGACGAGGACTCATAGTCCGATGGCGGCGCTACAGGACACTGGCGTGACGCGTCCGAGCCGTCGGCAGCGTGAAGCGCGCGAGCACACCGCAGTCCGCCGCGGGTTCGAGTCGTATGCTGCCGCCGTGGCGATCGATGATGCTCTTGACGATGGTCAGCCCCAACCCCGTGCCCGCGTCTTTGGTCGTGACGAAGGACTGGAACACGCGATCCATGACCTCGGGCTCGATCCCGGTACCGTTATCCCTTACCCAGACTTCAACGTAGCCGTCGTCGAGTGTGTGAGCGGACACCTCCACCCTGGCGTCGGCGCGTCCCTGGGTCGCTTCCACGGCGTTGGTGATGAGATTCAGCAGCACCTGCTTGATCCGGGCTGGGTCAGCCTGGACCTTGGGAAGGTCACGCCCGGGGCGATGCAGCAGGGTTACACCCTTGTCCTCGACCGCGGGGGCCTGCAGCGCCGCGATCTCCACGATGAGTTGGGAAAGATCCAGGGCGTGGGACTCGATCGCGTGCGGCCGTGCGAGACTCAGGAAGTCGTCCAATAGCGCCGAAAGGCGTTCAAGCTCCCCGTTGACGATGTCCACGCGTTTACCGATCTGCTCGCGATCGGAGCCGTCTGTTAGCCCGCGAGCGGTGCGACGCATCAGCTCGAGTTGGAGCTTGGCTGCGTTGAGCGGATTACGGATCTCGTGGGCGAGCCCGGCGGTCAGTCTGCCCATCGCAGCCATGATCTCGCTTTCCGCCGTGCGCCTGAGCACGTAGTCTTCGCGATATGTCTCAAGCATGATTCCAAGCTCGATGTCGCAGATCTTGTCCAGCGCATCGTGCCCCCTTTCGGCGCGGTCGCGAGGCCAGTCGACCCGGCGCAAGCCTTCGTGCAGGCCCCTGCGAACTACGTTCATGGCCGAGAACATGAAGCGTTGTTCCAGCTGAATGCGGACGTGGGTGCGTCCGATGCGCGCCCGTTTCTCGAAGTAGGCTTCGTCGTAGGTTCCGGCGAAGAGCGTCTTGAGCCAGCTGCGGAGCGCGCCCTTGAGCCGTTCGATTTGCTGCGGCTCGCTCACGATGGCGGCGGTTGCGGGTTGCCGCCTGACCTCGAGGTAGAACCGTTCCACGATGTCGTTGAAGTGGGGCTCGACGACAGGCCCCATGGCGCAAAGCAGCTCCTGGTCGTCCTTGGTGAAGCCCACATAGCTGGCGAGCTGATACAGGACTTCAACGGTGGCCACGGGCATGAGCTAGTTCGTCGTCGCGGGCTGTGTCAAGCTGGACCGCGGGTGTGGCGGATCCTTGGCTTCCGCGCTCACACGCAAGGCGTATGCCGGCTGCGCAATGCGCTAGCCCTTACGCCACGCCGGAGCCGAGCCCTCCAGCGACGCTTCTCG
The nucleotide sequence above comes from Pseudomonadota bacterium. Encoded proteins:
- a CDS encoding serine/threonine protein kinase, which gives rise to MQLEGGRFALRQQVGAGGMGKVYAATDHRTGNPVAIKVLRPEGTESLQRRARFIREARIAASLSHPNIVRTLGCGTEPDGTLYLVMELLSGHSLEQELARRQVLSTQEALELLIPIMGAVRLAHGRGVIHRDVKPSNIFLDTSSGPALPKLIDFGIARALGDSLATRTGQALGTPAYMAPEQVRGERTAYATDVWGLAAVLYHCVGGHPPFSGGNIAELMFNIVYETPKPFATSSRPGAGLRSVLSRALSKRPGERYGTVEQFVRALMHGALADGTSLPARPDPTGLPDWADWLAQARTPAEATVSIEGPSPPLERPRESAAGATSRVWNVALTASAFVLVSGFLWALQGDGSTRAHQQHASGRADPSGRADPSGPYLLLPGPPGSPEQARLAAPDWRDHESRSGPYRAASVTGDGTHVASHAESAAASSPRAVAGSELSRHGARAHQTVRAVVPARGAVRARGAGPEQLPNPDRARAGRRLPGGRRDRPEFPRQDAAELVPWARSEAAPARQSPARAAAVTRKARLETW
- a CDS encoding PEGA domain-containing protein; this translates as MYWRWRVERGRALGSRPARASFGALPLLIVSLATGFAAWQCCSAWAQPDRPSADLAAARAEFEAGSRLAEQERWVEAEQAFRRSLDLVDRSPTRFNLAVTLQHQRRFTAMLETLDEYLRTSDPVYDSESRERARSMRGEALRQVADVRLLVSPESSEVRVDGQPLAPGAARHMYLVPGSHVVEAAAEGFANLRNELDVRAGQTVTHRIVLQETKALASASVPPPGSPSSGTPGSSSDGRAAAPEAGAAALLSQQDRRSTEPVSSGWSGPSLEPVSTHDTTPGAALGLLVGGSGLVAAGLASGWFALRADRQVVEACAGARPCPRPDLRSKQSRARVLAVTSDVLWATGAVAAAAGLGWMLWSNDARTGRKQGQDEDTLQVAWMVRPGSGAMLYSELRTRW
- a CDS encoding sigma 54-interacting transcriptional regulator, producing the protein MSEVLSKHEESTLEVRPIELARKPLPLQALLVLYGSRGHSVLRLRRGEEAVIGRSSPAQLVADDRSLSRQHAHVAFGPSGIRIRDLGSRNGCWLQGVRIREATLGDGDVAVLGELKLSIRIHDTESELSDRREIRRALSVESSGVMMGSVSARSETSAGDIVVESSAMLRVHGNARKMARTLLPVLVTGETGVGKEVVAHTIHEASPRAAGPFKVVNSAALPAGLLESVLFGHEKGAFTGATRAAAGLFEQADGGSLFLDEVGELSERAQAALLRVLETGSVTRLGSERERPTSVRLIAATNRNLAQMCQEGQFREDLLHRIEGMRLHVPPLRERVEEIVPLAHQFLRGKRLPDDCPKDLSASAIECLKRYAWPGNVRQLRNVVEQAAVLAEGDLIGLEDLPDTLRARPDPPASSGPGAPESLAGPPLKERLQQLESNLMREALIKTGGHRAQAAKLIGMPLRTFMKRLKEYQLDEDS
- a CDS encoding protoglobin domain-containing protein yields the protein MPVATVEVLYQLASYVGFTKDDQELLCAMGPVVEPHFNDIVERFYLEVRRQPATAAIVSEPQQIERLKGALRSWLKTLFAGTYDEAYFEKRARIGRTHVRIQLEQRFMFSAMNVVRRGLHEGLRRVDWPRDRAERGHDALDKICDIELGIMLETYREDYVLRRTAESEIMAAMGRLTAGLAHEIRNPLNAAKLQLELMRRTARGLTDGSDREQIGKRVDIVNGELERLSALLDDFLSLARPHAIESHALDLSQLIVEIAALQAPAVEDKGVTLLHRPGRDLPKVQADPARIKQVLLNLITNAVEATQGRADARVEVSAHTLDDGYVEVWVRDNGTGIEPEVMDRVFQSFVTTKDAGTGLGLTIVKSIIDRHGGSIRLEPAADCGVLARFTLPTARTRHASVL